AGGCGGCTTGGTAGTTCAGCTGATGAAAGAGGATCCACGCTTTGGCAGCTCGACAATGTCAAAATATGTAGTAGATCAGGCCACTACTGCGACAGACGGCACTTATGCGCTAAAGGCTATCAAGCCTGCTGACACATCTACGTATAACTACTATGTCAGAGTAAACGGCCACGGTATAAAGAATACATCTGCCACAGGACAGTTTAGCGTAACCAAAGACACTACAAATGTAGCAAATGAGAATGTGACTGTAGACGTACTGCCTACAACTACAGCCACTATCACGGGACAGGTTCTGGACGCAGTGGGCAATCCAGTGGCCAATGCAAAGGTTAGTGCACCGCTTAGAGAGACAGGATATCCTGAAACCGTTACAAATGCAAACGGCGAGTTTAGCATAGTAGTGCCTGCAAACGGGATATTACAGGTACCTATCAGAGTGAGTAAATCAGGATACCAGTCAATAAGGGAGACGATAGTACCTAATGCAAATACGACATTCGCTCTTCAAACAATAAACCTAATCTCTAAATAGGGAGAAAAGCACAAGCCACTACTGCGCAGTAGTGGCTTGTGACAATTAAGAAGGGAGATAATATTTTGGGCACATTTTATTTCATTATAGACAACTCTGGCTTAGGAGAGAGATATCTAAAGTCCATTATGAAAAACAGGTTCGGGGTATATATTGACAATCCTACCCCGCCAAGCACTTGTATAAAGCAGGTATTGAAAAATTTAAACGTTGAGACAAAGGGTTTAAACATATACGATTTTGCAGAAGAGCTAAAAAGTCTAAATCAGCCATTTTACATAAATCACGCAGAAAAGCTGACAGATAGCTTCGCGATATTCGTTCAAGCAATGCTTGAAAAAAATGATGTTTTTATCTGCTGTACGAGTCTGCCTACCGGGAAGATAATACCAAATTTTTTTAAGCACGGGAAAGAGATAAAGCTTTCCTACCAGAAAGAGAAGATTTTAAAATATATTGCGAAAAAGTATAAGATTTTACCCGATGAGGCAAACCACGTTTATACGCTTGCCTGCGGGAACCTAAATGGCGCTGAAGAGTTAGCAAGGAGATTGTCTGATGGCGAGCCGCTGCACTCTTTAAGATACGACGGCGCAAACTATGTGTCCATAATTCCTATACTTCTTGGCTTTGGATTTATCTTCATAATGCTTAGATTTATAGCGCTTGGATTAAACGACGAGGATACCTATATCTTTGCTGGATCAATGGGCGCTATATTCTTCTTGTTTAGGTTTATCTACTATCAATATTTCAGGAAAATTATCTGACAATATGTGGATAACCTGTGGATAAGTTGTTGACAATATGTGGATTACTTTGCTAATTTTTATATTTTTGTCTCTAAATAATATAGCTTATGCTGATATAACAAGCTTAGATATTACTAACAATAAAGCCAATATTAGCGCTGAAGATGATTTTATGTCATATACAGTTGGAGATTGCTATATTCAGGCTGGACACTATCAAAGATATGCACAGGGCTTATCACTAAAAGAAAAAGAAAAGGGCTTTGAGTATTTCACAGGCATGGTATACGAATATCCAGAAGAAGAAAAGAGGACATTATTCACTAAGCCAAAGGCAAAATATCTGACAAGATATTATTATGCAGTTGCGGACAATTCAGAAGAGAACGGCATACACTACTACTATATAGATAGCACGGACAAAGAGAGAAAGAAAGAAAATATTATATTTGGAACCAGATATATTGCAGGCGAATTAGAGACATCACTTGGAACTGAATTTGACAAGAACACGAAAGCTATCACAGGAAGCAGTATATATAACAAATTTGAGCACA
The DNA window shown above is from Thermodesulfobium sp. 4217-1 and carries:
- a CDS encoding carboxypeptidase regulatory-like domain-containing protein, with protein sequence MNKLLSGLMIGSSLLILATAANAMDIKGKIVDSETAATLAGATVDLKDSSGNVLQEVTADSAGRFLFTGVNSGTYTVEVKETGYVGIDKAVSITTKNKNVSIKAIPSVGGTAAVTGKVADGSGNGIGGLVVQLMKEDPRFGSSTMSKYVVDQATTATDGTYALKAIKPADTSTYNYYVRVNGHGIKNTSATGQFSVTKDTTNVANENVTVDVLPTTTATITGQVLDAVGNPVANAKVSAPLRETGYPETVTNANGEFSIVVPANGILQVPIRVSKSGYQSIRETIVPNANTTFALQTINLISK